One genomic window of Roseateles sp. DAIF2 includes the following:
- a CDS encoding autoinducer binding domain-containing protein, which produces MKAWQEELLHAVQVVHCEHQLLERIGAAARNLGFEYCAYGMRIPRSFSNPKTILLNNYPKGWQQRYESQDYLAVDPTVAHCRVSTDPLVWSEALFADAPALWEDAQAHGLRHGWAQSSLDALGVGGMLTLARGAEPLTRGWLLSEEMKLRWLVCVAHQSLSRLLRSRHGRPLQAALSGRELEVLKWTADGKTSGEIATILAVSENTVNFHVKNAVAKMRTCNKTSAVVQAAMLGLLN; this is translated from the coding sequence ATGAAGGCCTGGCAAGAAGAGCTGCTGCACGCGGTGCAGGTGGTCCATTGCGAGCATCAACTGCTGGAGCGCATCGGCGCGGCGGCCCGGAATCTCGGCTTCGAGTATTGCGCCTACGGGATGCGCATTCCGCGCTCCTTCAGCAATCCGAAGACGATTCTGCTGAACAACTATCCGAAGGGCTGGCAGCAGCGCTACGAGAGCCAGGACTATCTGGCGGTGGACCCGACCGTGGCGCATTGCCGCGTCAGCACCGACCCCCTGGTCTGGAGCGAGGCGCTGTTCGCCGACGCGCCCGCGCTGTGGGAGGACGCCCAGGCCCATGGGCTGCGTCACGGCTGGGCCCAGTCCAGCCTGGATGCGCTGGGCGTCGGTGGCATGCTGACCCTGGCGCGCGGCGCCGAGCCGCTGACCCGCGGCTGGCTGCTCAGCGAGGAGATGAAGCTGCGCTGGCTGGTCTGCGTCGCGCATCAGTCGCTGTCGCGCCTGCTGCGCAGCCGCCATGGCCGGCCGCTGCAGGCCGCGCTGTCCGGCCGCGAGCTGGAGGTGCTGAAGTGGACCGCCGACGGCAAGACCTCCGGCGAGATCGCCACCATCCTGGCCGTCTCCGAGAACACGGTGAACTTCCATGTGAAGAACGCGGTCGCGAAGATGCGCACCTGCAACAAGACCTCGGCCGTGGTGCAGGCGGCGATGCTGGGGCTTCTCAACTAG